A genomic region of Pseudomonas sp. MPC6 contains the following coding sequences:
- the pssA gene encoding CDP-diacylglycerol--serine O-phosphatidyltransferase has protein sequence MPSLFKRSLLPKLRSFPLTADAVTILSGAAEFRRCLLEKIAQATRRIYIVALYLQQDEAGQEILDALHAAKLARPELDVVVVVDWLRAQRGLIGAGKQPGNSAWYQETTRTRDSVVPVYGVPVQTRELFGVLHLKGFVIDDCVIYSGASLNNVYLHKFDKYRYDRYHLLHNSALADSMQHLIQHGLMASKAVHRLDLPNLPTTRSLRNDIGDLRSRLKHAAYDTTTGTTVKDGLTVSPLLGVGKNNPLSRVICELIASARHQLTICTPYFNLPLAVTREINRALARGVKIDIVVGDKTANDFYIPPSEPFKVIAALPYLYEISLRRFAKRHHRSIDSGLLNLHLWKDGDNTYHLKGMWIDQRYTLLTGNNLNPRAFRLDLENALLIDDPNGELLEPRQKELDEIFQHTRRIERYQALDTLLEYPPAVAKFLKRVSRVRIERLLYRIL, from the coding sequence ATGCCGTCGCTTTTCAAACGCTCTCTGCTGCCCAAACTGCGCAGTTTTCCGCTGACCGCCGATGCCGTCACTATCCTCTCAGGCGCTGCCGAATTCCGCCGTTGCCTGCTGGAAAAAATCGCCCAGGCGACCCGGCGCATCTATATCGTCGCGCTCTACCTGCAGCAGGACGAAGCGGGCCAGGAAATCCTCGATGCCTTGCACGCCGCCAAACTGGCGCGTCCGGAGCTGGACGTGGTGGTGGTCGTCGACTGGCTGCGTGCCCAGCGTGGCTTGATAGGCGCCGGCAAGCAGCCGGGCAACTCCGCCTGGTATCAGGAAACCACCCGTACCCGCGACAGCGTGGTTCCGGTGTACGGCGTTCCCGTACAGACCCGAGAGCTGTTCGGCGTCCTGCATTTGAAGGGTTTTGTGATCGACGACTGCGTAATCTACAGCGGCGCCAGTCTGAACAACGTCTATCTGCACAAGTTCGACAAATACCGCTACGACCGTTATCACCTGCTGCACAACAGCGCGCTGGCCGATTCGATGCAGCATCTGATCCAGCATGGCCTGATGGCCTCCAAGGCGGTGCATCGCCTGGACCTGCCGAATCTGCCGACCACCCGCAGCCTGCGCAACGACATCGGTGACCTGCGCAGCCGCCTCAAGCACGCGGCGTACGACACCACCACAGGCACTACCGTCAAAGACGGCTTGACCGTCAGCCCGTTGCTCGGCGTGGGCAAGAACAATCCGTTGAGCCGGGTGATTTGCGAGTTGATCGCCAGTGCCCGGCATCAACTGACCATCTGTACGCCGTACTTCAACCTGCCGCTGGCCGTCACCCGGGAAATCAACCGGGCACTGGCGCGAGGGGTGAAAATCGACATCGTGGTCGGGGACAAGACCGCCAACGATTTCTACATCCCGCCGAGCGAACCGTTCAAGGTGATCGCGGCGCTGCCGTACCTGTACGAAATCAGCCTGCGGCGCTTCGCCAAGCGGCATCATCGCAGCATCGACAGCGGTCTGTTGAACCTGCACCTGTGGAAGGACGGCGACAACACCTACCACCTCAAAGGCATGTGGATCGATCAGCGTTACACCTTGTTGACCGGCAACAATCTCAACCCGCGGGCATTCCGTCTGGACCTGGAAAACGCGCTGCTGATCGATGACCCCAACGGTGAATTGCTTGAGCCGCGGCAAAAAGAACTGGACGAGATTTTCCAGCACACCCGCCGCATCGAGCGCTATCAGGCGCTGGACACACTGCTGGAATACCCGCCGGCGGTGGCCAAGTTTCTCAAGCGCGTGAGCAGGGTGCGGATCGAGCGGTTGCTCTACCGGATTCTCTAA
- a CDS encoding nuclear transport factor 2 family protein — MSNAEVRPPLPPFTRESAIEKVRLAEDGWNSRDPQRVSLAYTLDTRWRNRAEFANNRAEAKDFLTRKWARELDYRLIKELWAFTDNRIAVRYAYEWHDDSGNWFRSYGNENWEFNQDGLMANRYASINDLPIKESERKFHWPLGRRPDDHPGLSDLGL; from the coding sequence ATGTCTAACGCCGAAGTTCGTCCGCCACTGCCGCCCTTCACCCGTGAATCGGCCATCGAGAAAGTTCGCCTGGCCGAAGACGGCTGGAACTCCCGCGACCCGCAACGGGTGTCGCTGGCCTATACCCTCGACACCCGGTGGCGCAATCGTGCCGAATTCGCCAACAACCGCGCAGAAGCCAAAGACTTTCTGACCCGTAAATGGGCCAGGGAACTGGATTACCGGCTGATCAAGGAGCTCTGGGCCTTCACTGACAACCGCATCGCCGTGCGTTACGCCTACGAATGGCACGACGACTCGGGCAACTGGTTCCGGTCCTACGGCAACGAGAACTGGGAGTTCAATCAAGACGGCTTGATGGCCAACCGGTACGCGAGCATCAACGACTTGCCGATCAAGGAAAGCGAGCGCAAGTTCCACTGGCCGCTGGGTCGGCGACCGGACGATCATCCAGGCCTGTCCGACCTCGGCCTCTAG
- a CDS encoding TSUP family transporter — MPFELSVDLTTLAILVLVAFVAGFIDAIAGGGGLLTTPALLTAGLPPHLVLGTNKLSSTFGSATASFTFYRRKLFHPRQWMHAIVGTLVGALTGAVVAHYLPAEWLNKMLPVIVFACGLYLLFGGTPKAPLDSDAPIRKKWQSSQGFSLGFYDGVAGPGTGAFWTVSSMLMYPIDLVKASGVARSMNFVSNIAALSVFVFSGQVDWIIGLSMGLSVMVGAFFGARTAISGGAKFIRPVFITVVLGLTVRLAWQHWFSVA; from the coding sequence ATGCCTTTCGAACTCAGCGTTGACCTCACCACCCTGGCCATCCTCGTCCTTGTCGCTTTTGTTGCCGGTTTCATCGACGCCATCGCCGGCGGGGGTGGCTTGTTGACCACCCCCGCACTGTTGACCGCCGGCCTGCCGCCGCACCTGGTGCTGGGCACCAACAAACTCAGTTCGACCTTCGGCTCGGCCACCGCCAGCTTCACCTTCTACCGCCGCAAGTTGTTCCACCCCAGGCAGTGGATGCATGCCATCGTCGGCACCCTGGTCGGTGCCTTGACCGGTGCCGTGGTCGCGCATTACCTGCCTGCGGAATGGTTGAACAAGATGCTTCCGGTGATTGTCTTTGCCTGCGGCCTCTATCTGTTGTTTGGCGGCACGCCGAAGGCGCCGCTGGACAGCGATGCACCGATCAGGAAAAAGTGGCAATCGAGCCAGGGTTTCAGCCTCGGTTTCTACGATGGCGTGGCCGGTCCCGGCACCGGGGCTTTCTGGACCGTCAGCAGCATGCTGATGTACCCCATCGACCTGGTGAAGGCCAGCGGCGTGGCGCGCAGCATGAACTTCGTCAGCAACATTGCGGCGCTGTCGGTGTTCGTGTTTTCCGGGCAAGTGGACTGGATCATCGGCCTGAGCATGGGCCTGTCGGTGATGGTCGGCGCGTTCTTCGGTGCTCGCACCGCCATCAGCGGCGGTGCGAAATTCATCCGTCCGGTGTTCATCACCGTGGTGTTGGGGCTGACCGTGCGGTTAGCCTGGCAGCACTGGTTCAGCGTGGCCTAG
- the nudC gene encoding NAD(+) diphosphatase, producing MTSRWTTAVLDTDQPGGWAVARSPEGFLYDDNGALFPREWLKRQDLSILAEHGIGHLNGEPVYLLELRSHSEVPGCNWKGLRAFMLEGDHGVFKVLGYAAQIGTWAREHRFCGNCGQATRQVVRERAMYCEPCDLRYYPRISPSMIVLITRGDEILLARSPRFVTGVYSTLAGFAEPGESAEDCLIREVREEVRIEVRNIQYMGSQCWPFPHSMMLGFHAEYAGGEIVCQEDEIEDAQWFNINVLPPLPASRSIARYLIDVYVARRLGHAEPVLPG from the coding sequence ATGACTTCACGCTGGACCACTGCAGTACTGGACACCGATCAACCCGGCGGCTGGGCCGTGGCGCGCAGCCCCGAAGGCTTCTTGTACGACGATAATGGCGCGCTGTTTCCACGGGAGTGGCTCAAACGCCAGGATCTGTCGATCCTCGCCGAGCACGGCATCGGTCATCTGAATGGTGAGCCGGTCTATCTGCTGGAGTTGCGCAGTCACAGCGAAGTGCCGGGCTGCAACTGGAAAGGCTTGCGCGCGTTCATGCTCGAAGGCGACCACGGGGTGTTCAAGGTGCTCGGTTACGCCGCGCAGATCGGCACCTGGGCCCGCGAGCATCGCTTCTGTGGCAATTGCGGGCAGGCGACCCGGCAGGTCGTGCGCGAACGGGCGATGTATTGCGAGCCTTGCGACTTGCGCTATTACCCGCGCATCTCGCCGAGCATGATCGTGCTGATCACCCGGGGCGACGAAATCCTGCTGGCACGCTCACCGCGTTTTGTCACCGGGGTCTATAGCACGCTGGCGGGGTTTGCCGAGCCGGGCGAGTCGGCCGAGGACTGCCTGATTCGCGAGGTGCGTGAAGAGGTGCGGATCGAAGTCCGGAACATCCAGTACATGGGCAGCCAGTGCTGGCCGTTCCCGCATTCGATGATGCTCGGCTTCCATGCCGAATACGCGGGAGGCGAGATCGTCTGCCAGGAAGACGAAATCGAAGACGCCCAGTGGTTCAACATTAACGTGCTGCCACCGTTGCCGGCGTCACGCTCGATTGCCCGTTACCTGATCGACGTCTATGTGGCGCGGCGCCTAGGCCACGCTGAACCAGTGCTGCCAGGCTAA
- a CDS encoding crotonase/enoyl-CoA hydratase family protein: MAQYTAFTVELADKVAHVQINRPEKINSMNAAFWSEIIEIFQWVDDTDEVRVVVLSGAGKHFSSGIDLMMLAGVANELGKDVGRNARLLRRKILALQASFNAVDQCRKPVLAAVQGYCLGGAIDLIAACDMRYAAEDAQFSIKEIDIGMAADVGTLQRLPRIIGDGMLRELAYTGRSFGAEEARGMGLVNRIYSDAASLLDGVMGIAREIAAKSPIAITGTKEMISYMRDHRIDDGLEYVATWNAAMLQSTDLRVAMAAHMSKQKPEFLD; the protein is encoded by the coding sequence ATGGCTCAATACACCGCATTCACCGTCGAATTGGCAGATAAGGTCGCACACGTGCAGATCAATCGCCCTGAGAAGATCAATTCGATGAACGCAGCGTTCTGGAGTGAAATCATCGAGATTTTCCAGTGGGTCGACGACACCGACGAAGTCCGGGTGGTGGTGCTCAGTGGTGCCGGCAAGCATTTTTCCTCGGGCATCGACCTGATGATGCTGGCCGGCGTGGCCAATGAACTGGGCAAGGATGTCGGACGAAACGCGCGCTTGCTGCGACGCAAGATCCTGGCGCTGCAAGCGTCGTTCAATGCCGTCGACCAGTGCCGCAAACCGGTGCTGGCGGCGGTGCAGGGTTATTGCCTGGGCGGCGCCATCGACCTGATTGCCGCCTGCGACATGCGATACGCCGCCGAAGACGCGCAATTCTCGATCAAGGAAATCGACATCGGCATGGCCGCCGACGTCGGCACCTTGCAACGCTTGCCGCGGATCATTGGTGACGGCATGCTGCGTGAACTGGCTTACACTGGTCGTTCGTTTGGCGCCGAGGAAGCGCGGGGCATGGGCCTGGTCAATCGCATCTACAGCGACGCTGCCAGCCTGCTTGATGGCGTGATGGGCATTGCCCGCGAGATCGCCGCCAAGTCGCCGATCGCCATCACCGGCACCAAGGAGATGATCAGCTACATGCGCGACCATCGCATTGACGACGGCCTCGAATACGTCGCCACCTGGAACGCCGCCATGCTGCAATCCACCGATCTGCGCGTGGCCATGGCCGCCCATATGAGCAAACAGAAACCCGAATTTCTGGATTGA
- the glgA gene encoding glycogen synthase GlgA — MISAALDIQGERAHQQVGESSVVSTGSAQTISVTGTKALAPVARHNPNRKKVLFVTSEIADLVKTGGLGDVSAALPRAMALLHDVRVLIPGYPQVLHSENPIHIIGELGGHAALPPCKIGRMDMPDGLVIYVLICPELYEREGSPYGANNGRDWPDNHIRFARLGLAAADIAANLAQIHWCPDLVHAHDWPAGLAPAYMHWRGQRTPTLFTIHNLAYQGVTSLGSCPELGIPTHALQQDGMEFYGKMSFLKAGMAYSSHITTVSATYAQEITTPAFGCGLDGFLAAKTQQGLLSGIPNGIDESWDAATDPHLFCPFSIGDWEGKAVNAAHVRELFGLDDSEGPLFAVVSRLVYQKGLDLTEAVSEYIVESGGQIAIIGRGEPEEEQAMRELALRFPGQIGVRIGFNETDARRMFAGSDFLLMPSRYEPCGLSQMYAQRFGSLPVARNTGGLADTIENGVTGFLFDESTVESYQEALSRAFKVFAYPDLLNAMRCRAMAAPFNWCKAVEPYAELYEQLVAKALGKSHRQ, encoded by the coding sequence ATGATCAGTGCGGCTTTAGATATTCAGGGAGAACGTGCTCATCAGCAGGTCGGCGAGTCGAGCGTCGTGAGTACAGGCAGTGCCCAAACGATCAGCGTCACGGGCACCAAGGCGCTGGCACCGGTTGCCAGGCACAATCCCAATAGAAAGAAAGTCTTGTTCGTCACTTCCGAAATTGCCGACCTGGTGAAGACCGGCGGGCTGGGTGACGTTTCCGCGGCGCTGCCCCGGGCCATGGCGCTACTGCACGATGTTCGTGTGCTGATTCCCGGTTACCCGCAGGTGCTGCACAGCGAAAACCCGATTCACATCATTGGCGAGCTGGGTGGCCACGCAGCCCTGCCCCCTTGCAAGATCGGGCGCATGGACATGCCCGACGGCCTGGTCATTTACGTGTTGATCTGCCCTGAACTCTACGAGCGCGAAGGCTCGCCCTACGGCGCCAACAACGGTCGCGACTGGCCGGACAACCATATCCGCTTCGCCCGACTCGGCCTGGCAGCCGCCGATATCGCCGCCAACCTCGCACAAATCCACTGGTGCCCGGACCTGGTGCACGCCCATGACTGGCCCGCCGGTCTGGCGCCTGCATATATGCACTGGCGTGGGCAGCGCACCCCGACCCTGTTCACCATCCACAACCTGGCTTATCAGGGTGTGACCAGCCTGGGATCATGCCCGGAACTGGGAATTCCCACCCATGCCCTGCAGCAGGACGGCATGGAGTTCTACGGCAAGATGTCGTTCCTCAAGGCCGGCATGGCCTATTCGAGTCACATCACCACGGTCAGCGCGACCTACGCCCAGGAAATCACCACCCCGGCCTTCGGCTGCGGCCTCGACGGCTTTCTCGCCGCCAAGACCCAGCAAGGTCTGCTCAGCGGTATCCCCAACGGTATCGATGAAAGCTGGGATGCGGCCACCGATCCCCACCTGTTCTGCCCGTTCAGCATCGGCGATTGGGAGGGCAAGGCCGTCAACGCCGCACACGTTCGTGAGTTGTTCGGCCTGGACGATAGCGAAGGTCCGCTGTTCGCCGTGGTCTCGCGCCTGGTGTATCAAAAAGGCCTGGACCTGACCGAAGCCGTCTCCGAATACATCGTCGAATCCGGCGGCCAGATCGCGATCATCGGGCGGGGCGAGCCGGAAGAAGAACAAGCCATGCGTGAGCTGGCCCTGCGTTTCCCGGGGCAAATCGGGGTGCGCATCGGCTTCAATGAAACCGATGCCCGGCGCATGTTCGCCGGCAGCGACTTCCTGCTGATGCCGTCGCGCTACGAGCCCTGCGGCCTGAGCCAGATGTACGCCCAACGCTTCGGTTCATTGCCGGTGGCACGCAATACCGGTGGCTTGGCCGACACCATCGAAAATGGCGTGACCGGGTTCCTGTTCGATGAATCCACGGTTGAAAGTTACCAGGAAGCCCTGAGCCGCGCGTTCAAGGTATTCGCCTACCCCGACCTGCTCAATGCCATGCGCTGCCGCGCGATGGCCGCGCCATTCAACTGGTGCAAGGCGGTCGAACCCTACGCCGAACTTTACGAACAGCTGGTGGCTAAAGCACTGGGTAAATCGCACAGACAGTAA
- the treZ gene encoding malto-oligosyltrehalose trehalohydrolase, whose translation MPLRTLETWPHGAIMLDAEHTRFALWAPDALFVSVELENGQSLPLLPQADGWFVINTRCPAGTRYRYNIDGELEVPDPASRAQAGDIHLHSVVVDPLAYQWQHGNWLGRPWNEAVIYELHVGALGGFSEVEKHLARLVELGVTAIELMPLAQFPGDRNWGYDGVLPYAPQSSYGTPEQLKHLIDTAHGHGLAVILDVVYNHFGPDGNYLHRYAKGFFREDKHTPWGAAIDFRRREVRDFFIENALMWLFEYRFDGLRLDAVHAIESPNFLQELAQRVRQRTDPARHVWLTVENEHNQASLLQEGFDAQWNDDGHNALHVLLTGETDAYYADYADNPTEQLARCLSQGFVFQGHVTRHGTPRGEPSGHLPPSAFVLFLQNHDQIGNRAFGERLHQLTHNDALQAATALLLLSPMIPLMFMGDEFAAEEPFLFFTSHHGELAELVREGRRNEFAAFSAFTDPHKRERIPDPNARQTFEASRPKLTATRQSAMQGLYRQLLRLRHTHIIPNLPGTFALGAEVLAEGAVTARWQLGNGIQLRIDLNLSDKPVVHSPQADASLLFEHPPQSAGLLDQGTLAPYCALVSLTAAAPMLPPDGERQ comes from the coding sequence ATGCCGTTACGGACCCTTGAGACCTGGCCCCACGGCGCAATCATGCTGGACGCAGAACACACGCGTTTTGCCTTGTGGGCGCCAGATGCGTTGTTTGTCAGTGTCGAACTGGAAAATGGACAATCCTTGCCACTATTGCCTCAGGCCGATGGCTGGTTCGTGATCAATACCCGTTGCCCTGCCGGCACGCGTTACCGCTACAACATCGACGGGGAGCTGGAGGTGCCCGACCCGGCTTCCCGCGCCCAGGCCGGTGACATCCACTTGCACAGCGTGGTGGTCGATCCCCTCGCCTATCAGTGGCAACACGGCAACTGGTTGGGGCGGCCATGGAACGAGGCGGTGATCTACGAATTGCACGTCGGTGCCCTCGGCGGTTTCAGTGAAGTCGAGAAGCACCTGGCGCGCCTGGTCGAACTGGGGGTGACCGCGATCGAACTGATGCCCCTGGCGCAGTTCCCCGGTGACCGCAATTGGGGTTATGACGGCGTCCTGCCCTATGCGCCCCAATCCTCCTATGGCACTCCCGAACAACTCAAGCACCTGATCGACACCGCCCATGGCCACGGCCTGGCGGTGATTCTCGACGTGGTCTACAACCACTTCGGCCCGGACGGCAATTACCTGCATCGCTACGCCAAGGGCTTTTTCCGCGAAGACAAGCACACGCCCTGGGGGGCCGCCATTGATTTCCGGCGGCGCGAGGTGCGGGACTTCTTCATCGAAAACGCGCTGATGTGGCTGTTCGAATACCGCTTCGACGGTCTGCGCCTGGACGCGGTCCACGCCATTGAAAGCCCCAACTTCCTGCAGGAACTGGCGCAACGGGTGCGCCAGCGCACAGATCCGGCGCGGCATGTGTGGCTGACGGTGGAGAACGAGCACAACCAGGCCAGCCTGTTGCAGGAAGGCTTTGACGCGCAGTGGAACGATGACGGCCATAATGCCCTGCATGTGTTGTTGACCGGCGAAACCGACGCTTACTACGCCGACTATGCCGACAACCCCACCGAGCAACTGGCGCGCTGCCTGAGCCAGGGTTTCGTATTCCAGGGCCACGTCACCCGCCATGGCACACCTCGCGGAGAACCCAGCGGTCACTTGCCGCCCAGTGCCTTTGTGTTGTTTCTGCAAAACCATGACCAGATCGGTAATCGCGCGTTTGGCGAGCGGTTGCATCAGTTGACCCATAACGACGCCTTGCAAGCGGCGACAGCGCTGCTGCTGCTGTCACCGATGATCCCGCTGATGTTCATGGGCGACGAATTCGCCGCCGAAGAGCCCTTCCTGTTTTTCACCAGTCACCACGGTGAACTGGCGGAACTGGTGCGTGAAGGACGACGTAATGAATTTGCCGCCTTCAGCGCCTTTACCGATCCGCATAAACGCGAACGGATTCCCGATCCAAACGCACGCCAGACCTTCGAGGCGTCCCGGCCCAAACTGACCGCCACCCGGCAATCGGCGATGCAGGGCCTGTATCGCCAGTTGTTGCGGCTTCGGCACACACACATCATTCCCAATCTGCCCGGGACTTTTGCCTTGGGGGCCGAGGTGCTGGCCGAGGGCGCGGTGACTGCACGCTGGCAACTGGGCAATGGCATTCAGCTGCGTATTGACCTGAACCTCAGCGACAAGCCCGTGGTCCATTCACCACAGGCCGACGCTTCGCTACTGTTCGAACACCCGCCACAGTCGGCCGGCCTGTTGGATCAGGGCACACTTGCCCCGTATTGCGCGCTAGTCAGCCTCACGGCCGCAGCCCCTATGCTACCCCCGGATGGAGAGCGCCAATGA
- the malQ gene encoding 4-alpha-glucanotransferase, with protein MSDAQLEILASQAGLAVDWIDANGRPQKVAPAVLRNVLTGLGHPAGSAQEIDASLLQLQQVQQTRHLPPLMTADVGVGLNLAHYFEPQTSCAVHLEDGSQLNLTLDAEAILPGQIPVGYQRVSIDGQSFTLAVAPARCYSVGDAVDNPIPRAWGLSVQLYALRRPGDGGFGDTQALEDLVRVAGERGAEALAISPLHAMFANDTHRYSPYSPSSRLFLNSLYAAPGLILGERAVRTAIDATGLAAELKHLEELPLIDWPVAAEAKHRLLQALYDGFVQGEHPLHADFNSFRHAGGEALENHCRFEAIQQDRAANGEGLDWREWPEQWRDPRSAALAAFAEENAGRIGFFAFCQWLITRCLERAQTAARASGMSIGLIADLAVGADGGGSQAWSRQDELLASLTVGAPPDILNRTGQGWGISAFSPEGLVRNGFRAFIEMLRDNFAHAGGLRIDHVMGLQRLWVIPNGAPPADGAYLYYPVDDLLRLLALESHRHQAIVLGEDLGTVPDGLREKLIARSILGMRVLLFEQDNAHFKPMLDWPDNALATTSTHDLPTLNGWWHGRDIDWNARLGLVDASGEIEWRQHREREREGLRRVLSEDPQNFREESHETDQVLDAAIRFLGHTPAPLVLLPLEDALGIEQQANLPGTTDAHPNWSRRLPGDSETLLDDPDAARRLELLACARLQAAERDQ; from the coding sequence ATGAGTGACGCGCAACTGGAAATACTGGCCAGCCAAGCGGGTTTGGCAGTCGATTGGATCGACGCCAACGGCCGCCCGCAAAAAGTCGCCCCGGCGGTTTTACGTAACGTCCTGACCGGACTCGGCCACCCCGCCGGCTCCGCACAGGAAATCGACGCCAGCCTGCTGCAATTGCAGCAAGTGCAACAGACCCGCCACCTGCCGCCGCTGATGACCGCCGATGTCGGTGTCGGTCTCAATCTGGCGCATTACTTCGAGCCGCAGACGTCCTGCGCGGTCCATCTCGAAGATGGCTCGCAACTCAACCTGACACTGGACGCCGAGGCGATTCTGCCCGGCCAGATTCCGGTCGGTTATCAGCGCGTCAGCATCGACGGACAATCCTTTACCCTGGCCGTCGCACCGGCTCGCTGCTACAGCGTCGGCGATGCCGTCGACAATCCGATCCCCCGTGCCTGGGGCCTGAGCGTCCAGCTGTATGCCTTGCGCCGTCCCGGCGACGGTGGATTCGGCGACACCCAGGCCCTGGAAGATCTGGTCCGGGTGGCTGGCGAGCGTGGCGCCGAAGCGTTGGCGATCAGCCCGCTGCATGCGATGTTTGCCAACGACACCCATCGCTACAGCCCTTATTCGCCGTCCAGCCGTCTGTTCCTCAACAGCCTCTACGCCGCCCCGGGCCTGATTCTCGGTGAGCGCGCCGTGCGCACGGCAATTGACGCCACGGGGCTCGCCGCCGAACTCAAGCACCTTGAAGAGTTGCCGCTGATCGATTGGCCAGTGGCCGCCGAGGCCAAGCATCGTCTGTTGCAGGCGCTCTACGACGGCTTTGTCCAGGGCGAACATCCGTTGCATGCCGATTTCAACAGCTTCCGCCACGCCGGCGGCGAAGCCCTGGAAAACCACTGCCGCTTCGAAGCCATTCAGCAAGACCGCGCCGCCAACGGTGAAGGCCTCGACTGGCGCGAGTGGCCCGAACAATGGCGCGACCCGCGCAGCGCCGCCCTCGCCGCGTTTGCTGAAGAGAACGCCGGACGCATCGGCTTCTTTGCCTTCTGCCAATGGCTGATCACCCGCTGCCTGGAGCGCGCACAAACCGCCGCCCGCGCCAGCGGCATGAGCATCGGGTTGATTGCCGATCTGGCGGTGGGCGCCGACGGCGGCGGCAGCCAGGCCTGGAGTCGCCAGGACGAATTGCTCGCCTCCCTGACCGTGGGCGCACCACCGGACATTCTCAACCGTACCGGCCAGGGCTGGGGCATTTCCGCGTTCTCCCCCGAAGGCCTGGTACGCAACGGTTTTCGCGCGTTCATTGAGATGCTCCGGGACAACTTCGCCCATGCCGGTGGCCTGCGCATCGATCACGTCATGGGCCTGCAACGGCTGTGGGTGATTCCCAATGGCGCGCCCCCTGCGGACGGCGCCTACCTGTATTACCCGGTGGACGACCTGCTGCGCTTGCTGGCCCTCGAATCCCATCGCCATCAGGCCATCGTGCTCGGTGAAGACCTGGGGACGGTGCCGGATGGCCTGCGGGAAAAACTCATCGCCCGCTCGATCCTCGGCATGCGGGTATTGCTGTTCGAACAGGACAACGCCCACTTCAAGCCCATGCTCGACTGGCCGGACAACGCGCTGGCCACCACCAGCACCCATGACCTGCCGACCCTCAATGGTTGGTGGCATGGCCGCGATATCGACTGGAATGCCCGTCTCGGCCTGGTCGACGCCTCGGGTGAAATCGAATGGCGCCAGCACCGCGAACGCGAGCGCGAAGGCTTGCGCCGGGTGTTGAGCGAGGATCCGCAGAACTTTCGCGAGGAGTCCCATGAAACCGATCAGGTGCTGGATGCCGCGATCCGTTTCCTCGGGCACACCCCGGCGCCGCTGGTGTTGCTGCCGCTGGAAGATGCCCTGGGCATCGAACAGCAGGCCAACCTGCCTGGCACGACCGACGCGCATCCCAACTGGTCCCGTCGCCTGCCCGGTGACAGCGAAACCCTGCTCGATGACCCGGACGCCGCCCGGCGCCTGGAACTGCTCGCCTGCGCGCGACTTCAGGCGGCCGAGCGTGACCAATGA